From Rhodamnia argentea isolate NSW1041297 chromosome 10, ASM2092103v1, whole genome shotgun sequence, a single genomic window includes:
- the LOC115739174 gene encoding putative cyclin-B3-1 isoform X4: protein MKSSQRPSKAGMVIATAKVKGGLNPFTEGSSKKKNVCAGKFKVYTDAEKLRTDTAADSLKPATGISMPPRKTSMTANKGVSGTTVSDARRTAFSCVDGFDNQKKSTSKNDASGKANIRRKALADVSNVRKSDVSNKVVCDGSKPMKYKNEGFTSLQRVSVDPSIRKAGVAMKKSFVVGKVREQMNQRNEGPPTVKREVNNAIDSQRVVKEGPCHDHNITEQRTRVSATLARKSLPVLRRSSQENSESAAKRIGRSAMPTKIKGGHKVLPRVSNLTSHIASTRASSRTMMGPRFQSTVGASSSKQSKGFVNNILGASNAQRASKSKDVEVVDKSGYGVSLEKQTEVSVPLTEDTFQLDKEAIPSSNIVHSGESTSGFIAKKKPQRRRSYTSLLMARSKFLGENGEVLKLEKLPSIDDYSNQLEVAEYVDDIYEYYWNTEAHSACLANYMSIQTDITPNMRGILVNWLIEVHFKFDLMHETLYLMVTLLDRYLSQVSIQKKEMQLVGLTALLLSSKYEDFWHPRIKDLISISAESYTREQMLGMEKSILKQLKFRLNLPTPYVFMLRFLKAAHSDKKLEHLAFYLIELCLVEYEALEFKSSLLCASALYVARCTLQMSPAWTPLLIRHSRYEVSQIRVCAETILRFHKAARLGQLKVTYEKYMGSELSCVAALKPLDELPF, encoded by the exons ATGAAATCGTCACAGCGACCGAGCAAAGCAGGAATGGTGATCGCCACG GCGAAGGTTAAAGGAGGCCTGAATCCATTCACGGAGGGATCctccaagaagaagaatg TCTGCGCTGGAAAATTCAAGGTTTACACGGATGCCGAGAAACTCAGAACTGATACTGCTGCGGACAGTTT AAAACCTGCGACGGGGATCAGCATGCCTCCACG AAAAACATCAATGACAGCTAACAAAGGTGTCAGTGGGACCACTGTAAGTGATGCAAGGAGGACTGCTTTCTCTTGCGTA GATGGCTTTGACAACCAAAAGAAGAGCACGAGTAAAAATGATGCTTCTG gtAAAGCAAATATAAGAAGAAAAGCTTTGGCTGATGTTAGCAATGTTCGAAAAAGTGATGTTTCCAATAAAGTTGTATGCGATGGGTCCAAACCAAT GAAGTACAAAAATGAGGGCTTCACATCTTTGCAACG GGTTTCGGTGGATCCAAGCATTAGGAAAGCAGGAGTTGCGATGAAGAAATCTTTTGTGGTG GGAAAAGTGAGGGAACAAATGAATCAAAGGAATGAAGGGCCTCCCACAGTGAAGAGAG AAGTTAATAATGCTATTGATTCACAAAGGGTCGTAAAAGAGGGGCCATGTCATGATCATAATATCACCGAACAAAG GACTCGAGTAAGTGCTACTTTGGCAAG GAAGTCTTTGCCAGTGTTGAGGAGGAGCAGCCAG gaaaattctGAAAGTGCTGCTAAGAGAATAGGCAGAAGTGCTATGCCCA CCAAGATAAAAGGTGGTCATAAAGTACTTCCACGTGTGAGCAATCTTACAAGCCATATTGCAAGTACTAGAGCAAGTAGTCGCACAATGAT GGGTCCAAGGTTTCAATCTACTGTTGGTGCATCTTCTAGTAAACAATCTAAG GGATTTGTTAACAACATACTTGGGGCTTCAAATGCTCAAAGGGCCTCAAAATCCAAAGATGTAGAAGTTGTGGACAAATCTGGCTATGGAGTATCACTTGAAAAACAAACAGAAGTGTCAGTTCCTCTTACAGAGGATACATTTCAATTGGATAAGGAAGCGATTCCATCAAGTAATATCGTCCACTCTGGAGAAAGTACATCAGGTTTCATTGCCAAGAAAAAACCACAGCGCAGGAGATCCTATACATCTCTTTTGATGGCTAGATCGAAG TTCCTAGGTGAAAATGGTGAAGTCTTAAAGCTGGAGAAATTACCAAGCATAGATGATTACAGCAATCAACTTGAAGTTGCTGAATATGTGGACGATATATACGAGTATTATTGGAATACTGAG GCACATAGTGCATGTTTGGCAAATTACATGTCAATTCAAACAGACATTACGCCCAATATGAGAGGCATATTGGTAAATTGGCTCATTGAG GTACACTTCAAATTCGATTTAATGCATGAGACACTTTATCTCATGGTGACATTGCTGGACCGATATCTATCTCAAGTATCAATCCAGAAGAAAGAGATGCAGTTAGTTGGTCTCACTGCACTTCTGCTATCATCTAAATATGAAGACTTTTGGCATCCTAGG ATAAAAGACCTCATCAGCATCTCAGCAGAGTCCTACACAAGAGAGCAAATGCTAGGGATG gaaaaatcAATCTTAAAGCAGCTGAAATTTCGTCTGAATTTGCCTACTCCTTATGTTTTCATGCTGAGGTTTCTCAAAGCTGCTCATTCAGACAAAAAG CTTGAACACCTAGCATTTTACCTTATCGAGCTTTGCTTGGTGGAATATGAGGCATTGGAGTTCAAGTCTTCACTGCTATGTGCATCAGCTTTATACGTTGCAAGGTGTACGCTACAGATGTCTCCAGCTTGGACGCCACTGCTTATCAGACATTCACGCTATGAAGTGTCCCAAATCAG AGTATGTGCAGAGACGATACTGAGATTCCATAAAGCTGCAAGACTGGGGCAGTTGAAGGTCACATATGAGAAGTATATGGGGTCAGAACTCAGTTGTGTTGCAGCGTTGAAACCATTGGATGAGCTTCctttttga